In Acidobacteriota bacterium, the sequence TTGATTTTTCAGCGTGTCCCGTAAGAGGCGGATAGAGGGCCACATCTTCGAAGGTCAAAGTTGGTATTCTCTGGCCCCCTTCCCGACAGGTTAGAATGATGCGGTATCTCGAGGAGCCGAATCGAGCGCAGCGCTGGTGCCGCGCTGCTTTCCGCCTCCGCAGTAGACGTCTCATGAATCATCCGGGTTAAGTTAGAATTCTGGCTCTGACCCTGACTTTATGGCGACCCGCACCACCGCTCCGCCCAGCGAAACTGGATCTGGATCGCGGGGGAGCCGAAAGATTCGAGAGCTGCCGAGCTCTCTTCCGCGGTCTGCCATCGACTGCAGGAATCATCATTGGAGATTCGGGGAGGGCCGCCCGCACTTCGCGCTCGACGATGTCATCCGGAAGCGGTTTTCTCAGAGATCAGGACCGTCGGTTGATTGGAAACAGTGATGGCAGGGACGTCTGACGAGCGCCCCCGCGGTCGCTTCGAGACGACGCGCTGGAGCATCGTGGTCGCGGCTGGCGATCGCGACGGTCGAGCGGCCGAAGAAGCTCTCGCGCAGCTCTGCTCCACGTATTGGTATCCCGTTTTCGCCTTCATCAGACGGAAGGGCCACCGACCCGAGGATGCCGAAGATCTGACGCAGGCATTTTTCGCACGACTCATCGAGAAGGACTGGATCTCGGACGCCGACCGCAACCGTGGGCGGTTTCGTACCTTTCTCCTGACGGCGTGCCAGCGCTTTCTGTCCGACGAGCGGGATCGGACGCGTGCGATCAAACGCGGTGGCGCCGCGACGATGATCCCGATCGACACCGATTCTGCCGAGCGGCGGCTGGCGCGATCTCTCTCTCACTCCGAAACGCCGGAGCATCTGTTCGATCGCCAGTGGTGCCTGACGCTCCTCGACTCCGTGCTGCGCGAGGTCCGCCATTCCTACGCGGTCAAGGGCAACGAGCACCTCTTCGGCATACGACCTGAGTTCTCCCCCCCTCGATGTGAAGTACGATCCGCAGTCGAACATCATTCGTGTTTAACTCGATGGGGGCAATCTTGAAATCGAAACGAACTGACGGGAAGTGGGGCCGATCGACGCGCGCGGTCTGGAGCGGCGAGGCGGACCGAAATCCTGAAGGTGTGACCGTCGCCCCGGTCTATCACGGTGTGACCTTCGCGTATGACGATCTCGACGAGTGGCGAGCCGTCGCGGTCGGAGAGAAGCCGGGGCACATCTATTCGCGAAACACGAATCCGACCCTCGACGTGTTCGAGTCGAAGATGCGCGAGCTCGAGGGTGCCGAGGCGGCGACGAGCTTCTCGACCGGAATGGCGGCGATCAGCAACACTCTCTTCACCCTTCTCTCTCCCGGCGACCGCGTGGTCACGATCAGGGACACGTACGGCGGCACGAACAAGATCTTCATCGAGTTCCTCCCCCGTTTCGGCATCGACGTCGCGCTCTGTACGACCGACGATCACGACGAAATCGAGCAGGAGATCGAGCGCGGCTGCAACCTGCTCTACCTCGAGAGTCCGACCAACCCGACGTTAAAGATCGTCGACATCGAACGTCTTGCAAAGGCCGCACACGCCGCCGGCGCCACCGTCGTCGTCGACAACACCTTCGCGACACCAATCAACCAGAGCCCGCTGGAGCTCGGAGCCGATCTGGTGCTCCACAGCGCGACGAAGTTCCTCGGCGGCCACTCCGACGCGATGGGCGGAATCGCTTGCGGATCCGCCGAGTCGATCCGATCGATCTTCCACTTCAGGGAGATCAACGGCGCGACACTCGATCCGACATCGGCCTTCCTTCTGACACGTGGGATCCGGACGCTCGAGCTCCGGATCGAGCGACAAAACCGGAGTGCGCAGACGATCGCCGAGTTTCTCGCCGGGCACACGGCGGTCGAGTCGGTCTTCTACCCGGGACTGGCGGACCATCCCGGCCACGAGATCGCGAAGCGCCAGATGCGCGGCTTCGGCGGTGTGCTGGCGTTTTCTCTCCGCGGAGGATTCGCAGCGATGGAACAGCTGGTCGTCTCTCTGCGGCTCGCGCACCGTGGCGCGAGCCTCGGGTCAGTCGCGACGCTTGCCGGTCCACCGGCGCTGACGAGTCACGTCGAGCTCTCGGCCGAAGAGCGTGCCGCGGCGGGCATCCCGGAGAGCCTCGTGCGCTATTCGGTCGGGATCGAGAACGTCGAGGATCTGATCGAGGACCTGCGAGAGGCCCTGGACGGCCTCGGTCGAGTCGATGACTGAACTGGAGCAATCCGTCGTCGACGCGATCGACCTCGACGGCCTCGTCGAGACGCTGAGCGAGTTGATCGCATTCGAGAGCTGCGACGGTCGTGAAGTCGAGATCCAGCAGCACGTGGCGCGGCTGCTCGAAGAGATCGGGATGGAGACCGACGTCTGGGAGATCGACATCCCCGCCCTCGAACGAGATCCCTTTTACAGCGCCGAGATCGAGCGCGCCCGCGCCCTCGGCGTGGTCGGAACCCGCGGTGGAGATCGAGGGCCGACCCTGATCCTGAACGGTCACGTCGACGTCGTTCCGGCAGGGCAGATCGAGCGCTGGACGACGGAACCATTCAGAGCGGCCGTGCGCGATGGCAGGGTCTACGGTCGCGGTGCGGCGGACACGAAAGGGGGGCTCTCCTGCGCGATCCATGCGGTCAGGGCGCTTACGATCTGCGGCGTCGAGCTCCACGGCTCGGTAACGATCCAGAGCGTGGCCGGAGAGGAAGATGGCGGGCTCGGCACCCTCGCGGCGATCGTGCGCGGGCACACTGGCGACGGGGCGATCGTCCTCGAGCCGACCCAACTCATCGTCGCGCCGGCACAGGCCGGGGCGCTGAGCTTCAGGATCACGATCCCCGGCAAAGCTGCTCACGGCGCCCTTCGCACGGAGGGAGTCGATCCTCTCGAGAAATTCGGACTGATCTTCGACGCTCTCAGAGGTCTCGAGCGGCGGCGCAACGAAAGGCTGCGGCATCCGCTCTTCGCCGACACCGAGCTCCCTTACCCGATCTGCGTCGGCCGGTTTTACGGTGGGGTGTGGGCCTCGACCGTCGCCGAAGCGATGGTGCTGCAAGGACGCTACGGCGTCGGCGTCGGCGAGAGCTGCGACGACGCGCGCGAGGAGCTGGAGAACGCGATCGCAACGGCAGCGAAGCGGGATCCCTGGTTGCGGGAGCAGCCGCCGACCGTCGAATGGTGGGGCGCGCGTTTTGAGCCCGCCGGCATTCCCGCGGACGATCCTCTGGTCACGACACTGTCCGATTCACTCGCCGCGATCACCGGCCAGACCACGCGGATTCAGGGGATGCCATACGGAGCGGACATGAACCTCCTGGTCAACCGGGGAAAGACGCCCGCCGTCATCTTCGGCCCCGGCGACGTACGAACCGCCCATGCCCCCGACGAATCGGTTCCGATCGCCGAGCTCGAGGCCGCCACGAAAACGCTCGCCCTGACGATCCTCCGATTCTGCCGCACGTATGGATGACTCTGAGTTGAAGCGACTGATCGAGCAGTCTGGTGAGGAAACGCGCAAGCACTTCGATGGGTTGCCGAGGGTCTCGACCAGACGATCGAAACCATCGCGGAAGCGGTGGTGAATCTCGAACAAAAGGTCGACCGGAAGTTCGAGGAAGTCACTCAGTG encodes:
- a CDS encoding cystathionine gamma-synthase family protein — encoded protein: MGAILKSKRTDGKWGRSTRAVWSGEADRNPEGVTVAPVYHGVTFAYDDLDEWRAVAVGEKPGHIYSRNTNPTLDVFESKMRELEGAEAATSFSTGMAAISNTLFTLLSPGDRVVTIRDTYGGTNKIFIEFLPRFGIDVALCTTDDHDEIEQEIERGCNLLYLESPTNPTLKIVDIERLAKAAHAAGATVVVDNTFATPINQSPLELGADLVLHSATKFLGGHSDAMGGIACGSAESIRSIFHFREINGATLDPTSAFLLTRGIRTLELRIERQNRSAQTIAEFLAGHTAVESVFYPGLADHPGHEIAKRQMRGFGGVLAFSLRGGFAAMEQLVVSLRLAHRGASLGSVATLAGPPALTSHVELSAEERAAAGIPESLVRYSVGIENVEDLIEDLREALDGLGRVDD
- a CDS encoding ArgE/DapE family deacylase encodes the protein MTELEQSVVDAIDLDGLVETLSELIAFESCDGREVEIQQHVARLLEEIGMETDVWEIDIPALERDPFYSAEIERARALGVVGTRGGDRGPTLILNGHVDVVPAGQIERWTTEPFRAAVRDGRVYGRGAADTKGGLSCAIHAVRALTICGVELHGSVTIQSVAGEEDGGLGTLAAIVRGHTGDGAIVLEPTQLIVAPAQAGALSFRITIPGKAAHGALRTEGVDPLEKFGLIFDALRGLERRRNERLRHPLFADTELPYPICVGRFYGGVWASTVAEAMVLQGRYGVGVGESCDDAREELENAIATAAKRDPWLREQPPTVEWWGARFEPAGIPADDPLVTTLSDSLAAITGQTTRIQGMPYGADMNLLVNRGKTPAVIFGPGDVRTAHAPDESVPIAELEAATKTLALTILRFCRTYG